From candidate division WOR-3 bacterium, a single genomic window includes:
- the hutI gene encoding imidazolonepropionase: protein MDLIIHKASQILTFEGDQLQVITDADIVIRNGIITQLKKLKSIPRKAKVISAQNCVVLPGFVDPHTHLVFKSLRSGEFFMRLEGLSYKEILSRGGGILSTVHELRETTEKELYELARERLLAMLKWGTTTVEVKSGYGLSWKHELKMLRVINKLREDLKQKITVIPTFMGAHAIPPDKTLDGYTKELIEVMIPQVSQKKLAEFVDVFCENFVFPPPVAERILNTAKQYRLKTKIHADEVEQSGGAELASKLNCISAEHLNNASMAGLRALKKSNVVCVLLPGTSLFLKAHKKPPVEHMRKLGLTVALGTDFNPGTCPIYQMPIIITLGCLLYGLTPQEALKAATINSAYSLGLGQKIGLVREGYTADLLILNTPNYQDLFFQLGTNLVRTVIKQGQVSLSN, encoded by the coding sequence ATGGACTTAATCATTCATAAGGCAAGCCAGATTCTTACTTTTGAGGGCGACCAATTACAAGTCATAACTGATGCTGATATTGTAATTAGAAATGGTATAATTACTCAATTAAAAAAGCTTAAAAGCATACCCCGGAAAGCCAAGGTTATTTCAGCCCAAAATTGCGTGGTGCTTCCAGGATTTGTTGACCCCCATACGCATTTAGTTTTCAAATCGCTGCGCTCTGGGGAATTTTTTATGCGGTTAGAGGGGTTGAGTTACAAGGAGATTTTATCCCGCGGTGGAGGTATTTTAAGCACTGTGCACGAATTGCGAGAAACAACTGAGAAGGAACTTTATGAACTAGCTCGAGAGCGACTCCTAGCGATGCTTAAATGGGGCACAACTACTGTGGAGGTTAAATCTGGATATGGCCTTTCTTGGAAACACGAGCTAAAAATGCTCAGAGTCATTAATAAATTGCGCGAGGACTTAAAGCAGAAAATTACTGTGATCCCCACGTTTATGGGAGCCCATGCTATTCCTCCGGATAAGACTTTAGATGGCTATACTAAGGAATTGATCGAAGTGATGATACCTCAGGTAAGTCAAAAAAAATTGGCTGAATTTGTTGATGTTTTTTGTGAAAACTTCGTTTTTCCGCCACCGGTAGCCGAACGGATCCTTAACACCGCAAAACAATACAGGCTTAAGACCAAGATTCATGCTGATGAAGTTGAACAATCCGGTGGTGCCGAGCTGGCAAGCAAGCTAAATTGCATATCGGCTGAACACCTAAATAACGCAAGCATGGCAGGGCTTCGGGCATTAAAAAAATCCAATGTTGTCTGTGTGCTTTTGCCTGGCACATCGCTTTTTCTTAAAGCCCACAAAAAACCGCCGGTGGAGCATATGCGCAAATTGGGTCTGACCGTTGCCCTAGGTACTGATTTTAATCCAGGCACATGCCCAATTTACCAAATGCCAATAATTATTACCTTGGGATGCCTCTTGTATGGACTAACCCCACAGGAAGCATTAAAGGCCGCAACGATAAATAGTGCTTACTCCTTAGGGTTAGGCCAAAAAATTGGACTCGTCCGTGAAGGATATACTGCCGACTTACTTATCCTTAATACCCCAAATTATCAAGATCTTTTTTTCCAATTGGGAACTAATTTAGTTCGTACAGTTATAAAACAAGGGCAAGTTAGTTTATCTAATTAA
- a CDS encoding PorV/PorQ family protein codes for MKRIQLVLIVLAILGSSNVSHAVFTKLGKAGFAFLKIGVGRATGMGEAFVAVANDVSATYYNPAGLASLKAREFLLSHNEWILTSRLEYLAYAHPTNFGTFGLAVTYLNYGEFEETTIDNYQGTGRTFSAGDVALALSYARMFTDKFAFGGNVKFIQERIWDLTANAVALDLGTYYNTGWKNLRLAMTISNFGPDARFTGKQLDITISNPENWTWPWTISPIPATYKTENFILPTIFRVGLAYDLVSNENYLLTGAADLVHYNDLNERVNVGFELNIKNYYLLAGASINTDFDYASNVLWRSSLCGGLGARFNIYGTSALNLDYIIRDLGRLGLAHRINLKLAL; via the coding sequence ATGAAGAGAATACAATTAGTTTTAATTGTCCTCGCAATATTAGGGAGTAGTAATGTTAGCCATGCGGTATTTACCAAATTAGGAAAGGCTGGTTTTGCATTTCTGAAAATTGGAGTTGGCCGAGCAACCGGAATGGGTGAGGCATTTGTTGCTGTAGCCAATGATGTCTCAGCCACTTACTATAATCCAGCCGGACTAGCTTCGCTTAAAGCTCGGGAGTTCTTACTATCGCATAATGAATGGATTCTAACTTCTCGACTGGAATATCTAGCCTATGCTCACCCAACCAATTTCGGGACTTTTGGGCTGGCCGTTACTTACCTAAATTATGGCGAATTCGAAGAAACCACAATCGACAATTATCAAGGGACTGGCAGAACTTTTTCAGCGGGCGATGTCGCTTTGGCCTTAAGCTATGCGCGAATGTTTACCGATAAATTTGCTTTCGGCGGCAATGTAAAATTTATACAAGAACGCATTTGGGATCTTACAGCGAATGCGGTAGCTTTAGATCTGGGCACTTATTATAATACCGGCTGGAAAAATCTGAGATTGGCAATGACAATCTCTAATTTTGGGCCTGATGCTCGTTTTACTGGCAAACAATTAGATATCACGATCTCTAACCCCGAGAATTGGACCTGGCCCTGGACCATTAGTCCGATCCCAGCAACTTATAAGACCGAAAATTTCATTTTACCCACGATATTCCGGGTTGGTTTAGCTTATGATCTTGTAAGCAATGAAAATTATCTTCTTACGGGGGCCGCAGATTTAGTTCATTATAATGATTTAAATGAACGGGTCAATGTGGGATTCGAGCTAAATATCAAAAATTATTATTTACTAGCTGGCGCCTCAATTAATACCGATTTTGATTATGCATCCAATGTGCTATGGCGTTCTAGCTTATGCGGCGGCTTGGGCGCACGATTTAATATTTACGGAACTAGCGCGTTAAATCTAGACTATATTATTCGCGACTTAGGACGATTAGGGCTTGCGCATCGAATAAACCTGAAGCTGGCCTTGTAA